A DNA window from Cloacibacillus sp. An23 contains the following coding sequences:
- a CDS encoding flavodoxin family protein, with amino-acid sequence MDILIIESSPHARGESSSNLLAERFADGAREKGHKTGVFDAGHAGISPCAGCNYCGMSGPCALDDGMTELRRLILSSDMTVFVTPLYYFGFSAQLKAVIDRFYAFNGALAAKGLHTALITAAWDDNADMMDEIAAHYKKLCRYLRFKDRGMILATGCGTVSMTSRSPFMRRAYELGKSI; translated from the coding sequence TTGGATATTTTAATAATAGAGAGCAGCCCGCACGCGCGCGGCGAAAGTTCGTCGAATCTGCTCGCGGAGCGGTTCGCGGACGGCGCGCGGGAGAAGGGGCATAAAACCGGCGTATTCGACGCGGGCCACGCGGGAATCTCGCCGTGCGCGGGCTGCAATTACTGCGGCATGAGCGGGCCGTGCGCGCTGGACGACGGCATGACGGAGCTGCGGAGGCTGATACTTTCGAGCGATATGACGGTTTTCGTCACGCCGCTCTATTATTTCGGCTTTTCTGCGCAGCTCAAGGCGGTGATAGACCGCTTCTACGCCTTCAACGGCGCGCTCGCCGCGAAGGGGCTGCACACGGCGCTGATAACGGCGGCGTGGGACGATAACGCGGACATGATGGACGAAATAGCGGCGCATTACAAAAAGCTCTGCCGCTACCTGCGCTTCAAGGACCGCGGCATGATTCTTGCGACGGGCTGCGGCACGGTTTCAATGACCTCGCGCTCGCCCTTCATGCGCCGCGCTTACGAACTCGGCAAATCTATATGA
- a CDS encoding Na+/H+ antiporter NhaC family protein — protein sequence MVLTNPVVISVVVMSVLCLCNLSIVLALLAAALTAGLSAGMGINDTMSTLIAGMGGNSETALSYFLLGTFAAAIGRTGLADIACKKISRLVKGRRFVLLYLITAISCMSQNLIPVHIAFIPILIPPLLPLFNELRIDRRAAACALTFGLKAPYITLPVGFGLIFQGIISSEMGRNGMEVAACSVFRFTWIIGLGMAAGLLAALHLSYAKPRSYENLPVMGASHDESCEEKFETKHALAFIAVLAAFGVQLASASLPLGALAALSVMIATRTLKWKDVDGAFMDGLRIMGLIAFVMLIAAGYGNVLRETRSVDALVSSVVGLVGGSRFWGAFFMLTVGLLVTLGIGTSFGTIPVIAAIYCPLSAQLGFSAGATVCLIAAAAALGDAGSPASDSTLGPTSGLNADGQHSHIWDTCVPTFLHYNIPIFVAAMIGALLIY from the coding sequence ATGGTTCTGACTAATCCTGTCGTTATTTCCGTCGTGGTGATGTCGGTTCTGTGTCTTTGCAACCTGAGCATCGTGCTCGCTCTGCTCGCCGCCGCGCTGACCGCCGGGCTAAGCGCGGGAATGGGAATCAACGACACTATGTCCACGCTCATCGCCGGCATGGGCGGCAACTCGGAGACGGCGCTCTCCTATTTTCTGCTCGGAACCTTCGCCGCCGCGATAGGGCGCACCGGACTCGCCGACATCGCCTGTAAAAAAATCTCGCGGCTGGTGAAGGGGCGCAGGTTCGTGCTGCTCTATCTTATTACGGCGATATCCTGCATGTCCCAGAACCTCATACCGGTCCACATCGCGTTCATCCCGATACTGATACCGCCGCTCCTTCCGCTCTTCAACGAGCTTCGGATAGACCGCCGCGCGGCAGCATGCGCGCTGACCTTCGGCCTCAAAGCGCCGTACATCACTCTGCCCGTCGGCTTCGGCCTCATATTTCAGGGCATAATCTCGAGCGAGATGGGGCGCAACGGCATGGAGGTCGCGGCCTGCTCCGTCTTCCGCTTTACGTGGATAATCGGCCTCGGCATGGCGGCCGGGCTGCTGGCCGCGCTGCACCTGAGCTACGCGAAGCCGCGCTCCTATGAAAATCTTCCCGTGATGGGCGCCTCTCATGACGAATCCTGCGAGGAAAAGTTTGAGACGAAGCACGCGCTCGCCTTCATCGCCGTCCTCGCCGCCTTCGGCGTGCAGCTCGCCTCCGCCTCGCTGCCGCTAGGAGCGCTGGCGGCGCTATCCGTCATGATCGCCACGAGGACTCTTAAATGGAAGGACGTGGACGGCGCGTTTATGGACGGTCTGCGGATCATGGGGCTCATCGCCTTCGTCATGCTGATAGCCGCCGGCTACGGCAACGTGCTGCGCGAAACGCGCTCGGTGGACGCGCTCGTCTCCAGCGTCGTCGGCCTCGTCGGCGGCAGCCGCTTCTGGGGCGCGTTCTTCATGCTGACGGTCGGCCTTCTCGTGACGCTCGGGATAGGCACCTCTTTCGGCACCATTCCAGTAATAGCCGCTATTTACTGCCCGCTCTCGGCGCAGCTCGGCTTCTCCGCCGGCGCGACGGTCTGCCTCATCGCCGCGGCTGCGGCGCTCGGCGACGCGGGCTCTCCAGCGTCTGACTCGACGCTCGGGCCGACCTCGGGCCTCAACGCCGACGGACAGCACAGCCATATCTGGGATACTTGCGTTCCGACCTTCCTGCACTACAACATCCCGATATTCGTAGCCGCGATGATAGGCGCGCTGCTGATATACTAA
- a CDS encoding NADH-dependent [FeFe] hydrogenase, group A6 has translation MELVKVTIDGKTVEVPSDFTVIEAAAKAGIRIPQLCYHPELAKEGACRVCVVEIVGGRGLGAACVYPVADGMVVHTNTPKVRETRKAVVELLLANHPQDCLFCQKNQDCELQQTAADLGVREVPYTGEKRSSQKDENNPSLVRDPNKCILCGRCIRACHERQGLDVYGYINRGFKTIVGPAFNLGLDQVACTYCGQCAAVCPTAAICERDDTEKVFAALADPKKYTIVQTAPAVRVALGEALGLPAGEVVTGKMVAALRRLGFDKVFDTDFSADLTIMEEGHEFLDRVTNGGVLPMITSCSPGWINFIEIKYPDLLPHLSTAKSPQGMFGALAKTYWPETQNIPVEDIYSVSIMPCTAKKAECVRPQLQSNPGIPDVDTVLTTRELARMIKNAGIDFKNLPEEDYDSPLGTSTGAGAIFGVTGGVMEAALRTVYAVLNDGDDIPGIIFQPVRGMEGIKEASLDVPVGGKTVTVKIAVAHTLKNAKILMDKVRAGEADYHFIEVMACPGGCIGGGGQPQPVNAEIRAARTAALYSVDELKTLRQSHKNPDIIALYENWLGKPLGEKAHHLLHTHYKAQPREF, from the coding sequence ATGGAACTCGTTAAGGTTACAATAGACGGCAAAACAGTAGAAGTGCCATCGGATTTCACCGTAATCGAGGCCGCTGCCAAAGCCGGAATACGCATCCCTCAGCTCTGCTATCATCCCGAGCTCGCCAAAGAGGGCGCGTGCCGCGTTTGCGTCGTCGAGATAGTCGGCGGGCGCGGCCTCGGCGCGGCCTGCGTCTATCCCGTCGCCGACGGCATGGTCGTACACACCAACACGCCCAAGGTGCGCGAGACGCGCAAGGCGGTCGTCGAGCTGCTGCTCGCGAACCATCCGCAGGACTGCCTCTTCTGCCAGAAGAACCAGGACTGCGAGCTTCAGCAGACCGCGGCGGACCTCGGAGTGCGCGAAGTGCCCTACACCGGCGAAAAGCGCTCGTCCCAGAAGGACGAAAACAACCCTAGCCTCGTGCGCGACCCCAACAAGTGCATACTCTGCGGGCGCTGCATAAGAGCCTGCCACGAACGCCAGGGGCTCGACGTCTACGGATACATCAACCGCGGATTTAAGACCATCGTCGGCCCGGCATTCAACCTCGGCCTCGACCAGGTCGCCTGCACCTACTGCGGACAGTGCGCCGCGGTATGCCCGACCGCCGCGATATGCGAGCGCGACGACACGGAAAAAGTCTTCGCGGCCCTCGCCGACCCGAAGAAATACACGATAGTCCAGACCGCCCCCGCCGTGCGCGTCGCGCTCGGCGAAGCCCTCGGCCTGCCCGCGGGCGAGGTCGTCACAGGCAAGATGGTCGCGGCTCTGCGCCGCCTCGGCTTCGACAAGGTATTCGACACGGACTTCTCAGCCGACCTCACGATAATGGAAGAGGGACACGAATTCCTCGACCGCGTGACGAACGGCGGCGTCCTGCCGATGATAACCTCCTGCTCGCCGGGCTGGATCAACTTCATCGAAATCAAATACCCAGACCTCCTGCCGCACCTCTCCACCGCGAAGTCGCCGCAGGGAATGTTCGGCGCGCTCGCCAAAACCTACTGGCCCGAGACGCAGAACATCCCGGTCGAGGACATCTACAGCGTATCCATCATGCCTTGCACCGCGAAAAAGGCCGAATGCGTCCGCCCGCAGCTCCAGAGCAACCCGGGCATACCCGACGTCGACACAGTGCTCACGACTCGCGAGCTTGCGCGCATGATCAAAAACGCGGGAATCGACTTCAAGAACCTGCCAGAAGAAGACTACGACAGCCCGCTCGGCACCTCGACGGGAGCCGGCGCGATATTCGGAGTCACGGGCGGCGTCATGGAAGCGGCTCTGCGCACCGTCTACGCCGTACTCAACGACGGCGACGACATCCCCGGCATAATCTTCCAGCCCGTGCGCGGCATGGAAGGCATCAAAGAAGCCTCGCTCGACGTGCCCGTCGGCGGCAAAACCGTGACGGTCAAGATAGCCGTCGCCCACACGCTCAAAAACGCCAAGATACTTATGGACAAAGTACGCGCCGGCGAAGCGGATTACCACTTCATCGAAGTCATGGCCTGCCCCGGCGGATGCATCGGAGGCGGCGGCCAGCCGCAGCCCGTCAACGCGGAAATCCGCGCGGCGCGCACGGCGGCCCTCTACAGCGTAGACGAGCTCAAGACGCTGCGGCAGTCGCACAAGAACCCCGACATCATCGCGCTCTACGAAAACTGGCTCGGCAAGCCGCTCGGAGAGAAGGCGCACCACCTTCTCCACACGCACTACAAAGCCCAGCCGAGAGAGTTCTAA
- the nuoF gene encoding NADH-quinone oxidoreductase subunit NuoF yields the protein MALVRAHVLVCTGTGCVASGSRKVIAKLDEELKKSGLEKEVKIVETGCQGFCEQGPLVIIYPEGTFYTHVHEEDVPEIVEEHLIKGRIVNRLLFKEPLTAQRVPDYADIDFYKKQHRLVLKNCGHINPDSLEEYIGADGYEGLAKVLLTMTPEQVVEEMKKTGLRGRGGGGFPTGLKWGFCQKSPGPKKYIICNADEGDPGAFMDRSLLEGDPHAILEGMLIGAYAIGADEGYIYCRAEYPLAIKRLKTAIAQAEEAGLLGENILGSNFSCHIHIKEGAGAFVCGEETALMASIEGRRGMPRPRPPFPAVKGLWGKPSNINNVETFANVPYIFRVGAEEYAKLGTEKSKGTKVFALTGKINNTGLAEVPMGITMREIIFDIGGGIIGGKKFKAVQIGGPSGGCMPEQLLDTPIDYDSLIAAGAMMGSGGLVVMDEDTCMVDVAKFFLNFTQSESCGKCTPCREGTKRMLEILEKITNGKGEEGDIEKLEKLAASIKAGALCALGQTAPNPILSTLRYFRDEYEAHIKEKRCPAGQCHHLLSYRITDACKGCSLCAKNCPVDAISGEPKKKFVIDQAKCIKCGACITKCPFKAIVRG from the coding sequence ATGGCTCTCGTAAGGGCGCACGTACTGGTATGCACCGGAACGGGCTGCGTAGCCTCCGGCTCAAGGAAGGTCATCGCCAAGCTCGACGAAGAACTTAAAAAGTCCGGGCTCGAGAAGGAAGTAAAGATAGTCGAGACCGGCTGCCAGGGCTTCTGCGAGCAGGGGCCGCTCGTCATCATCTACCCGGAAGGGACTTTCTACACTCACGTCCACGAAGAGGACGTGCCGGAAATAGTCGAAGAACATCTTATCAAGGGACGCATCGTCAACCGCCTGCTATTCAAAGAGCCGCTCACGGCGCAGCGCGTCCCCGATTACGCAGACATAGATTTCTATAAAAAGCAGCACCGCCTCGTCCTCAAGAACTGCGGACACATCAACCCAGATTCGCTTGAGGAATACATAGGCGCGGACGGCTACGAAGGGCTCGCGAAGGTTCTTCTGACCATGACGCCGGAGCAGGTCGTCGAAGAAATGAAAAAGACCGGCCTGCGCGGACGCGGCGGCGGCGGATTCCCGACCGGGCTCAAGTGGGGCTTCTGCCAGAAATCGCCCGGCCCGAAAAAATACATCATCTGCAACGCCGACGAAGGCGACCCGGGCGCGTTCATGGACCGCTCGCTGCTTGAAGGCGACCCGCACGCGATACTCGAAGGAATGCTCATCGGAGCATACGCGATAGGGGCCGACGAAGGCTACATCTACTGCCGTGCCGAATACCCGCTCGCGATAAAGCGCCTGAAGACGGCCATCGCCCAGGCCGAGGAGGCCGGACTGCTCGGAGAGAACATACTCGGCTCGAACTTCAGCTGCCACATCCACATCAAGGAAGGCGCCGGAGCCTTCGTCTGCGGCGAAGAAACGGCGCTCATGGCCTCTATCGAAGGACGCCGCGGAATGCCGCGCCCGCGTCCTCCTTTCCCGGCGGTCAAGGGTCTCTGGGGCAAACCGTCGAACATCAACAACGTCGAGACCTTCGCCAACGTCCCCTACATCTTCCGCGTCGGAGCGGAAGAATACGCGAAGCTCGGGACTGAGAAATCCAAGGGCACGAAGGTCTTCGCGCTCACCGGCAAGATAAACAACACGGGCCTCGCCGAAGTCCCGATGGGCATCACGATGCGCGAGATAATCTTCGACATCGGCGGAGGCATCATCGGCGGCAAGAAGTTCAAGGCCGTGCAGATAGGCGGCCCCTCCGGCGGATGTATGCCGGAGCAGCTCCTCGACACCCCGATAGACTACGACTCGCTCATCGCGGCCGGAGCCATGATGGGCTCGGGCGGACTCGTCGTCATGGACGAGGACACCTGCATGGTTGACGTCGCGAAATTCTTCCTCAACTTCACACAGTCGGAATCCTGCGGTAAATGCACGCCGTGCCGCGAGGGTACGAAGCGCATGCTCGAAATCCTCGAAAAAATAACGAACGGCAAAGGCGAGGAAGGCGACATCGAAAAGCTTGAAAAGCTCGCCGCCTCCATCAAGGCCGGAGCCCTCTGCGCGCTCGGACAGACCGCGCCGAACCCGATACTTTCCACGCTGCGCTACTTCCGCGACGAATACGAGGCGCACATCAAGGAAAAGAGATGCCCCGCGGGCCAGTGCCACCACCTGCTGAGCTACAGGATAACGGACGCCTGCAAGGGATGCAGCCTCTGCGCGAAGAACTGCCCGGTCGACGCCATCAGCGGCGAACCGAAGAAGAAATTCGTCATCGACCAGGCGAAGTGCATCAAGTGCGGCGCGTGCATCACGAAGTGCCCGTTCAAGGCGATCGTGCGCGGCTAA
- a CDS encoding (2Fe-2S) ferredoxin domain-containing protein: MAIKSLEDLRRIKAQAKEHTEARKLNEKQIIIGMGTCGIAAGAREVMKAVLEELAKRNIHDVAVLQTGCIGMCQKEPLLDVVRPGEDRVTYGPVKPTDVPRIIADHLINGVVVEDLVVAKIPNKQA; the protein is encoded by the coding sequence ATGGCAATCAAGAGTCTTGAAGATCTCCGCAGGATAAAGGCGCAGGCCAAGGAGCACACCGAGGCCAGAAAACTCAACGAAAAGCAGATAATCATAGGCATGGGCACGTGCGGCATCGCGGCCGGAGCGCGCGAGGTGATGAAGGCGGTCCTCGAAGAGCTCGCGAAGCGCAACATTCACGACGTCGCCGTCCTCCAGACGGGCTGCATAGGCATGTGCCAGAAGGAGCCGCTCCTCGACGTGGTGCGCCCCGGCGAAGACAGGGTCACCTACGGCCCGGTCAAGCCGACGGACGTTCCGCGCATAATCGCCGACCATCTCATCAACGGCGTGGTCGTCGAGGATCTTGTCGTCGCCAAGATCCCGAACAAGCAGGCGTAA
- the nuoE gene encoding NADH-quinone oxidoreductase subunit NuoE yields MVEKASEQWERLSALLDKYRGTQGSVIPVLQQAQEIFGYLPKDVLIEISNKLDVPISQIYGVVTFYAQFHLEPRGRNIIRSCQGTACHVRGAKAVLKAVQDKLGLKEGQTTTPDLKFTLETVACIGACGLAPVFMINDDTHGRLTPESVGPILDKYA; encoded by the coding sequence ATGGTGGAGAAAGCGTCGGAGCAGTGGGAGCGGCTTAGTGCGCTCCTCGACAAATACCGCGGCACTCAGGGAAGCGTCATTCCTGTGCTTCAGCAGGCGCAGGAAATTTTCGGCTATCTGCCGAAGGACGTGCTGATTGAAATCAGCAACAAGCTTGACGTGCCGATCAGCCAGATTTACGGCGTTGTAACTTTTTATGCACAGTTCCATCTCGAGCCGCGCGGAAGAAACATCATCCGGTCGTGCCAGGGCACCGCTTGCCACGTGCGCGGGGCGAAGGCGGTCCTCAAGGCAGTGCAGGACAAGCTCGGCCTTAAGGAAGGGCAGACCACTACCCCGGATCTCAAGTTCACGCTTGAGACGGTCGCATGCATAGGCGCGTGCGGACTGGCTCCGGTTTTCATGATCAACGACGACACTCACGGAAGGCTCACGCCGGAATCGGTCGGGCCGATCCTCGACAAGTACGCGTAG
- a CDS encoding phosphoribosyltransferase family protein: MSEHYTLNICGLTRELKKVRVAPHLTIASFVMLGDTQLIERTADALLEKIRALGQIDMLVCPEAKGIPLTHALAVRMGVDYVVARKSVKAYMEHPIVEETKSITTSEKQIIVIDETDAAKLDGKRVCVVDDVVSTGGSLHSLEAVLAKTGCTVVSKVAVLLEEGGYDGKDLIYLDRLPVFKD; the protein is encoded by the coding sequence ATGTCTGAACACTATACTCTTAACATCTGCGGCCTCACGCGCGAGCTGAAGAAGGTGCGCGTCGCGCCGCATCTCACTATCGCGTCGTTCGTCATGCTCGGGGACACGCAGCTCATCGAGAGGACGGCGGACGCGCTTCTCGAAAAGATCAGGGCGCTGGGACAGATAGACATGCTCGTCTGCCCCGAGGCGAAGGGCATCCCGCTGACGCACGCGCTGGCCGTGCGTATGGGCGTTGACTACGTCGTCGCGCGCAAGTCAGTGAAGGCTTATATGGAGCATCCTATCGTAGAGGAGACGAAATCTATAACGACTTCGGAGAAACAGATAATCGTCATCGACGAGACCGACGCGGCGAAGCTCGACGGCAAACGCGTCTGCGTCGTTGACGACGTGGTCTCGACGGGCGGTTCGCTGCATTCGCTCGAGGCCGTGCTCGCGAAGACCGGCTGCACAGTCGTCAGCAAGGTAGCCGTGCTTCTCGAGGAGGGCGGCTACGACGGGAAGGACCTGATCTATCTCGACAGGCTGCCGGTCTTCAAGGACTAG
- a CDS encoding guanine permease: protein MDAYMTDLLAAIAVVLNGVPQGLLALSLGFAAFPTALAFLVGAAGSFAFDSVATVSFQAETIAVTGKIAQSRRERLSTVFWGGVFVLVPSLLGLNEKIVDIVGPTIVTSMMAGVGVMLAYLSVDLFESERLSGGVSMISALAVWFITLDLAKTVIISVIVATAAFNILKKMGKVEQQHINFDMSNEKLTTGNIEWKIWKHPKIIAGGLGLMCLNIGANISFGKVTGSIAGVDANIDHLAIYSSLADMVSSFFGGGPVEAIISGTATAPHPVGASVLMMLMMAAILFLKLLPVMGRYLHSSSIAGFLFVLGVFVTFISNIQAAIASAPAAQGPFGFSPWGMVIGATVIATARWNPFYGLLAGVAIKILLGL, encoded by the coding sequence ATGGATGCGTATATGACAGACCTGCTTGCTGCGATTGCGGTTGTGCTCAACGGCGTTCCGCAGGGGCTTCTCGCTCTTTCGCTGGGCTTCGCCGCGTTCCCGACGGCGCTTGCGTTTCTTGTCGGCGCGGCGGGGTCGTTCGCTTTCGACTCGGTGGCTACGGTCTCGTTCCAGGCCGAGACGATAGCGGTCACTGGGAAGATCGCGCAGTCGCGGCGCGAGCGTCTCAGCACGGTGTTCTGGGGCGGCGTGTTCGTCCTTGTTCCGTCGCTGCTCGGCCTCAACGAAAAGATAGTGGATATCGTCGGCCCGACGATAGTCACCTCGATGATGGCGGGCGTCGGCGTCATGCTGGCCTATCTTTCTGTAGACCTTTTCGAGTCGGAGAGGCTCTCGGGCGGCGTATCGATGATTTCCGCGCTCGCCGTGTGGTTCATCACGCTCGACCTCGCGAAGACGGTGATAATATCCGTCATAGTGGCGACCGCCGCGTTCAACATCCTCAAAAAGATGGGCAAGGTCGAGCAGCAGCATATCAACTTCGACATGTCGAACGAGAAGCTGACGACCGGCAATATCGAGTGGAAGATATGGAAGCATCCGAAGATAATCGCTGGCGGCCTCGGCCTCATGTGCCTCAACATCGGCGCGAACATCAGCTTCGGCAAGGTGACGGGCAGCATCGCGGGCGTTGACGCGAACATCGACCATCTCGCGATATATTCCTCGCTCGCGGACATGGTTTCCTCGTTTTTCGGCGGCGGCCCGGTCGAGGCTATAATATCCGGTACGGCGACGGCTCCGCATCCGGTCGGCGCTTCCGTGCTGATGATGCTGATGATGGCGGCCATCCTGTTCCTCAAGCTGCTTCCGGTCATGGGGCGCTACCTGCACAGCTCGTCCATCGCGGGTTTCCTTTTCGTGCTCGGCGTTTTCGTGACGTTCATCTCGAACATTCAGGCGGCTATCGCGAGCGCTCCGGCGGCGCAGGGGCCTTTCGGCTTTTCGCCGTGGGGCATGGTGATAGGCGCTACGGTAATCGCGACGGCGCGCTGGAATCCGTTCTACGGGCTGCTGGCCGGCGTCGCGATCAAAATACTGCTGGGACTTTAA
- a CDS encoding MarR family transcriptional regulator: MKIMQNLYQETEAIIVRILNCYTNLQRSKHEYCPGVSLYPSEIHAIECIATIKKINLTELANQLGLTKGATSKLVAKLEKEGLLRRYRYVDNQKEIYFHLTDTGIQAYNGHKLYHADMARVMEDYCSNVPDEIGYEIVKFLNIYLEQMQKLS, encoded by the coding sequence ATGAAAATTATGCAAAATTTATATCAAGAAACCGAGGCCATCATTGTTCGCATACTTAACTGCTATACCAACTTGCAGCGGTCGAAGCATGAATACTGTCCAGGAGTCAGCTTATATCCGTCAGAAATACACGCGATAGAGTGTATCGCAACAATTAAGAAAATAAACTTGACAGAACTTGCGAACCAACTTGGTCTGACAAAAGGCGCTACTTCAAAGCTTGTTGCCAAGCTTGAAAAAGAAGGCCTATTACGTAGGTATAGATATGTCGACAACCAAAAAGAAATATATTTCCATTTAACTGATACCGGTATACAGGCCTACAACGGACATAAGCTGTATCACGCGGATATGGCACGTGTTATGGAAGATTATTGCAGTAATGTCCCGGACGAAATTGGATATGAAATCGTAAAATTTTTGAATATATATTTGGAGCAAATGCAAAAACTATCATAA